A single Natrinema pellirubrum DSM 15624 DNA region contains:
- the nadE gene encoding NAD(+) synthase, with product MTVSGFDSPIADLPRGSDGLATTDDALSRLRERLPTFLERVVADAGAEGVVVPLDGGVETALAATFAVDAVGQDHVTGLVMPAFLSHEAVSRNAEAVATSLGIDHSRLQLQPVLAAFQETIGGSSGPADDLVATTNALSRLRMTCAYYVANATDALVAGPINRTQYLLGSVAKHGETGADCLPFAGLYRAELEALARAVGIPEDLTVEAAGSPLHPGGSPATGLDADPETVDRILRRRIDEGVDAGTVADRTGVETETVERLAAWVERTRHKRRQPVRPSTGV from the coding sequence ATGACGGTGTCCGGCTTCGATTCGCCGATCGCGGACTTGCCTCGCGGCTCCGACGGCCTCGCGACGACTGACGACGCGCTGTCTCGGCTCCGCGAACGGCTGCCGACGTTCCTCGAGCGGGTGGTGGCCGACGCCGGCGCGGAGGGAGTCGTCGTGCCGCTCGACGGCGGGGTCGAGACGGCGCTGGCGGCGACGTTCGCCGTCGATGCGGTGGGTCAGGACCACGTGACGGGGCTCGTGATGCCGGCGTTTCTGAGCCACGAGGCGGTGTCGCGCAACGCGGAAGCGGTTGCGACGTCGCTGGGCATCGACCACAGTCGCCTGCAACTGCAACCGGTCCTGGCGGCGTTTCAGGAGACGATCGGCGGGTCTTCCGGGCCGGCCGACGACCTAGTCGCGACTACCAACGCGCTGTCGCGGCTCCGGATGACCTGCGCCTACTACGTCGCGAACGCGACGGACGCGCTCGTCGCGGGCCCGATCAACCGCACCCAGTACCTCCTCGGCTCGGTCGCGAAACACGGCGAAACGGGGGCTGACTGTCTCCCCTTCGCCGGCCTCTACCGGGCCGAACTCGAGGCCCTCGCTCGAGCCGTCGGGATCCCCGAGGACCTGACGGTCGAAGCGGCGGGCTCGCCGTTACATCCCGGCGGGTCGCCGGCGACGGGACTCGATGCCGACCCCGAAACCGTCGACCGGATCCTGCGTCGGAGGATCGACGAGGGCGTCGACGCGGGAACCGTCGCGGACCGGACCGGTGTCGAGACCGAGACCGTCGAGCGACTCGCGGCGTGGGTCGAGCGGACGCGTCACAAGCGTCGCCAGCCGGTGCGGCCGTCAACGGGGGTCTGA